In Rhodanobacter humi, the genomic stretch CCGACCACCGCGATACCCGCGCTGCTGCTCGCCCTGCTGCTGGCCACGCCGCTGCTCAGCCTGCTCGGCGCGGTGCTGGTGGCGCTGACGGCCGGCACGCGGCGCTCTGGTATGCTGCTGGCCTTGATGTTGCTGCCGCTGTGCGTGCCGGCGGTGATCTTCGCGGCCGGTGCCGTGGCAGCCGCCCAAGAGGGCCTTCCGTGGTTCGCCCCGGTCGCTTGGCTGGGCGCCGCACTCATCCTCTGCGTAGTGTTGGCGCCACTGGCCTGCGCGGCGGCCCTGCGCATTGCCCTGGACGCCTGAGAGCCTGCTAATGCCCACCAAGTACCTCGCGTTGTCATCGAGTGGTCGTCAGGTGGTAGGGCGTGGCGCCGGCCTGACTGGCCGTCAGGCCAAGCCGCGCGCTGCCGCATGGCGGCCACTTGATGGCAACCCTTCCTCGCTCCTCAAAGCCGAGTCCATCCATGGACTCTCCCCGCGTGCGGGCCGGGTCTGTTTGCCCGCATGCCTGCGTCATCACTCGGTCGTGGACCGACGTCCACTCCTTCGTTCTTCCTTGGGCTGCGCGCAAACAGATCCCGGCGCGGGGCACTTGGCGGGCATTAGCAGGCTCTAGCATGTCGAAGTGGATCCCGCTCTGGTTGCACAAGCTCGGCTCGCCGCCGACGTTCTACCGCTTCGCGGGCGCGGTGCGGCCATGGGCGATGGGGCTGGCGCTGCTCGCCGGCGCGATCGGCCTGTACGGCGGCCTGGTGCTGGCGCCGGCGGATTACCAGCAGGGCGACGCCTACCGCATCATCTTCATCCACGTGCCCAGCGCGTGGATGAGCATGTTCGTCTACGCGGTGATGGGCGTTTCCGGCTTCATGGCGCTGGTGTGGCGCATGAAGCTGGCCGAGGTGGTGGCGATGGAATCGGCGCCGATCGGCGCGGCCTTCACCCTCATCACCCTGGTCACCGGCTCGCTGTGGGGCAAGCCGATGTGGGGCACCTGGTGGACCTGGGATGCGCGGCTCACTTCCGAACTGGTGCTGCTGTTCCTGTACCTCGGCGTGATCGGGCTGTACCACGCGTTCGAGGATCGTCGCCAGGGCGCGCGCGCCGCGAGCTTCCTCGCGATCATCGGCGTGATCAACGTGCCGATCGTGCATTACTCGGTGGTGTGGTGGAACACGCTGCACCAAGGCAGCACGGTGAACGTGTTCGGCCATTCGAAGATGGCCTGGGACATGCTGTGGCCGCTGCTGGTGATGACGCTGGCCACCAAGGCCTACTACGCGGCCAGCCTGTGCCGCCGCGCGCGCACCGACCTGCTGGCGCTGGAAGGCGGCAAGGATTGGGTGCGCCGGATCGCCGAGGCGGAGGCAACTCCATGAGCGCCATGCAGCACTTACTGGCCGTGGGTGGCGACGCGGCCACCTTCTTCAGGATGGGCGGCTATGCGGCTTATGTATGGCCGGCCTATGCGGTGTTCTTCGCCGTGCTGGTCGCCGACAACGTGGCGCCGCGGCTGCGCCGCCGCCGCATCCTGCGCGAACTGCGCGACCGGCTGGCGCGCCAGGCCGCGCGTGAGCGCCGCGCTCCGTCCCCTTCCGTCACGCCTTTGCCCTGAGGGGCAGGAACACGCATGGCCATGAACCCCACCCGCAAGCGCCGGCTCACCATCGTGGTCGTGGTGGCGATCGCCGCCGCCCTGGCGATCAGCCTCGGCGTGTACGCGCTGCAGCAGAACATGAACTACCTGTTCACCCCGAGCCAGGTGCAGTCGGGGCAGGCGACGCAGTACAAGACCTTCCGTCTCGGCGGCATGGTCAAGGGCGGCTCGATCCAGCGCAGCAAGGATTCGCTGCAGGTCACCTTCACCGTGGTCGACGCCGGCGGCGCGATGCCGGTGGAATACACCGGCATCCTGCCCGACCTGTTCCGCGACAACCAGTCGGTGATCGCCACCGGCCACATGGACGGCGCCCGCTTCGTGGCCACCGAGGTGCTCGCCAAGCACGACGAGACCTACATGCCGAAGGAACTGAAGGACGCGATGGCGAAGGCGCATGCCGACAAGAAGATCGAAGAAGAGGGGAACGGGGAACGGGGAACGGGTGGCGGGTAAGCCCATCGCGTCCCGTCCTCCATCGCCTGACCGGAGCAAGACCATGTCCATCGCGTCGCAACACACCGTTCCCCGTTCCCTGTTTCCCGTTCCCGGCCTCCAGCCATGACCCCCGAACTCGGCCAGCTCGCGCTGGTACTCGCCTTCCTGCTCGCCATCGCGCAAGGCGTGCTGCCGCTGATCGGCGCGTGGCGCGGCAACCGCGCGCTGATGGCGGTGGCCCGCCCCGCCGCCGCCGGCCAGGCGGTGTTCGTGGCGATGGCGTTCGGCATCCTCGCGTGGGCCTTCCTGCACTTCGATTTCTCGGTGCAGTACGTGGCCGACAACTCCAACCTCGCGCTGCCGTGGTACTACCGCATCGCCGCGGTGTGGGGCGCGCACGAGGGCTCGCTGCTGCTGTGGATCCTGATCCTCAACCTGTGGACGGTGGCGCTGGCCGCGCTCAGCCACAAGCTGCCCGAGGTGTTCGCTGCACGCGTGCTGGGCGTGATGGGCCTGGTCGCGATCGGCTTCCTCGCCTTCATCATCTTCACCTCCGATCCGTTCGGCCGGCTGCTGCCGATGCCGGCCGACGGCGCCGACCTCAACCCGGTGCTGCAGGACCCGGGCATGACCTTCCATCCGCCCGTGCTG encodes the following:
- a CDS encoding heme ABC transporter permease, which encodes MSKWIPLWLHKLGSPPTFYRFAGAVRPWAMGLALLAGAIGLYGGLVLAPADYQQGDAYRIIFIHVPSAWMSMFVYAVMGVSGFMALVWRMKLAEVVAMESAPIGAAFTLITLVTGSLWGKPMWGTWWTWDARLTSELVLLFLYLGVIGLYHAFEDRRQGARAASFLAIIGVINVPIVHYSVVWWNTLHQGSTVNVFGHSKMAWDMLWPLLVMTLATKAYYAASLCRRARTDLLALEGGKDWVRRIAEAEATP
- the ccmE gene encoding cytochrome c maturation protein CcmE; the encoded protein is MNPTRKRRLTIVVVVAIAAALAISLGVYALQQNMNYLFTPSQVQSGQATQYKTFRLGGMVKGGSIQRSKDSLQVTFTVVDAGGAMPVEYTGILPDLFRDNQSVIATGHMDGARFVATEVLAKHDETYMPKELKDAMAKAHADKKIEEEGNGERGTGGG
- the ccmD gene encoding heme exporter protein CcmD produces the protein MSAMQHLLAVGGDAATFFRMGGYAAYVWPAYAVFFAVLVADNVAPRLRRRRILRELRDRLARQAARERRAPSPSVTPLP